A single genomic interval of Hevea brasiliensis isolate MT/VB/25A 57/8 chromosome 4, ASM3005281v1, whole genome shotgun sequence harbors:
- the LOC131168753 gene encoding protein WHAT'S THIS FACTOR 1 homolog, chloroplastic-like — MVTQIVKAEALMNGFDKANLFAFLPMRTKWYGKPLLGWMQSRFMTTSKRVQDRSSKKRVHDLEIVTEKWKIVSKVMAVMEVLKQEVEMVIPLRNLEQYRNRINLPKPHKISDFLSKSPKLFELYKDQRGVLWCGMTKEAEDLLEEQERLIEEHSDKAAEYVTRCLMMSVDKQLRVDKIAHFRRDFGLPMDFRTKWVHKYSKLFRVVKSGGGEEYLKLVSWKPAWEITELEKRILGATEISVHEPGLLSLPFPLKFPPNYKKLVYRYGGKIDHFQKRSYISPYADARGLTAGSLEFDKRAVAIMHELLSFTIEKRLVTDHLTHFRREFVMPQKLMRLLLKHFGIFYVSERGKRFSVFLNEAYEGQELIEKGALVVWKEKLLSLVGYRGKKKKIETSSDLSDIEYDNFIDNDSEKECMSMQLECEETMGDIEGALLVDNDEMEVGELGSAYKDSDTS; from the coding sequence ATGGTCACTCAAATCGTTAAAGCCGAAGCTTTGATGAATGGATTTGACAAGGCTAACCTGTTTGCGTTTTTGCCTATGAGAACTAAGTGGTATGGAAAACCTTTGTTGGGTTGGATGCAAAGCCGATTCATGACTACGAGTAAGCGTGTCCAAGACAGGAGCAGCAAAAAGAGAGTGCACGATCTGGAGATAGTGACAGAGAAGTGGAAAATAGTGTCGAAGGTGATGGCAGTTATGGAAGTCTTGAAGCAGGAGGTGGAGATGGTAATCCCTCTGAGAAATCTTGAACAATACAGGAACCGGATCAATCTACCTAAACCCCATAAAATATCTGATTTTCTTTCGAAATCTCCTAAGCTTTTCGAATTATATAAGGATCAAAGGGGAGTGTTATGGTGTGGGATGACGAAAGAAGCGGAGGATTTACTGGAAGAACAGGAAAGGTTAATTGAGGAGCATTCTGATAAAGCTGCGGAGTATGTTACTAGGTGTCTGATGATGTCTGTTGACAAACAACTTCGGGTCGATAAGATTGCACATTTCAGGAGAGATTTTGGTTTGCCTATGGATTTTAGGACCAAATGGGTGCATAAATATTCCAAACTATTCAGAGTTGTTAAATCTGGAGGTGGAGAGGAGTATTTGAAACTTGTATCCTGGAAACCTGCTTGGGAAATCACAGAGTTAGAGAAGAGGATATTAGGGGCAACTGAAATAAGTGTGCATGAACCAGGATTGCTTTCATTGCCATTTCCATTGAAGTTTCCTCCTAATTACAAGAAGCTGGTGTATAGATATGGAGGGAAAATTGACCACTTCCAGAAAAGGTCTTATATATCACCATATGCAGATGCTAGAGGACTCACAGCTGGGTCCCTGGAATTTGATAAGAGGGCTGTTGCCATTATGCATGAATTGCTCAGTTTTACCATTGAGAAGAGATTGGTTACTGATCATCTTACCCACTTCCGAAGAGAGTTTGTGATGCCACAAAAATTGATGAGACTTCTTTTGAAGCATTTTGGGATTTTCTATGTATCTGAGAGGGGGAAGAGGTTTAGTGTGTTCTTGAATGAAGCTTACGAAGGCCAAGAGCTGATTGAGAAAGGCGCTTTGGTTGTTTGGAAGGAAAAACTCCTGAGCCTTGTTGGTTacagaggaaagaaaaagaagattgaAACTTCCAGTGATTTATCAGACATTGAGTATGACAATTTTATTGACAATGATTCTGAGAaagaatgcatgagcatgcaacTGGAGTGTGAGGAGACAATGGGTGATATAGAGGGTGCTTTACTTGTGGACAATGATGAGATGGAGGTTGGAGAGCTTGGTAGTGCATACAAGGATAGTGATACATCTTGA